A part of Ursus arctos isolate Adak ecotype North America chromosome X, UrsArc2.0, whole genome shotgun sequence genomic DNA contains:
- the LOC125281205 gene encoding polyadenylate-binding protein 1-like 2 translates to MASLYVGDLHPEVTEAMLYEKFSPAGPILSIRICRDKITRRSLGYAYVNYQQPVDAKRALETLNFDVIKGRPVRIMWSQRDPSLRKSGVGNVFIKNLGKTIDNKALYNIFSAFGNILSCKVACDEKGPKGYGFVHFQKQESAERAIDAMNGMFLNYRKIFVGRFKSHKEREAERGAWARQSTSADVKDFEEDTDEEATLR, encoded by the coding sequence ATGGCCTCGCTGTACGTGGGCGACCTGCACCCTGAAGTGACAGAGGCAATGCTGTACGAGAAGTTCAGCCCGGCCGGGCCCATCCTCTCCATCCGCATTTGCAGGGACAAGATCACCCGCCGCTCGTTGGGCTACGCGTACGTCAACTACCAGCAGCCGGTGGACGCCAAGCGGGCCCTGGAAACCCTGAACTTTGATGTCATCAAGGGCAGGCCGGTGCGGATCATGTGGTCCCAGCGGGACCCCTCGCTCCGCAAGAGTGGGGTGGGCAACGTCTTCATCAAGAACCTGGGTAAGACCATCGACAACAAGGCGCTGTACAACATCTTCTCGGCGTTTGGCAACATCCTGTCCTGCAAAGTGGCCTGCGACGAAAAGGGGCCCAAGGGCTACGGGTTTGTGCACTTCCAGAAGCAGGAGTCCGCAGAGCGGGCCATTGATGCGATGAATGGCATGTTCCTGAACTACCGCAAAATTTTCGTTGGGAGATTCAAGTCGCATAAAGAACGAGAGGCCGAAAGGGGAGCCTGGGCCAGGCAGTCCACCAGTGCTGACGTCAAGGATTTCGAGGAAGACACCGATGAGGAGGCCACCTTGCGATGA